The Bradyrhizobium diazoefficiens genome contains the following window.
GCACCAGCTCGAACAGATCAACACCGCGCTGGATTTTCTGGACAGGCCGGGATCGAAGGGCGGGCGGTAGAACCGCTCAGTCCAGCTTGAGCGCCTCCACCTTCAGCGCCTTGGCGTAGACCAGGCCCGAATTGGTGATGTGCGTCGTCATCAACGCTTCGAAGGCCGGGAATTCGCCGCGCGCGAACAAATCGAGCAGCTTGCGATGTTCGTCGAACGACGAGCGGGTGCGCACGTCGATCGGCGAGGTCAGATTGGTGCGGAGTGCGGCGACGCGGCCCGAGACGAGCTGGTAGGACTCGGCGAGATAGCGATTGCCGCAATGTGCGAACAGGCCCTCGTGAAAGGCAGCGTCGGCGCGGCCATAAGCGATGTTGTCCTTCGCCATGACGGCGGGCTCCATCGCCGCGATCGCCTCGCTCATCGTCGTGAGCGCGCCGTCGCGATCGTGGTGAAAGGCGAGCTCGGCAGCCTTGGGTTCGAGCGCAATGCGGAAGGTGCAGAGCGCAGTGATATCCTCGGCGCTCGGCGTGAACACGAAACTGCCGACCTGCGGCCGGATCACCACGAGCCCCTGCGCCTGCAACTGGCTCATCGCCTCGCGGACCGGCGTGCGGCTGACGCCGAAGGAATTTGCCACCATCTCCTCGGAGATGGCCGCGCCCAGCGCGAACTCGCCGTCGATGATGGCCTGGCGCAGCCGCAGCATCACCCGCTGCGACAGCGATTTCGGCGTATCGAGCTTGAGCGATCGCATCGGCGCTCTCAGATCACCTTGCCGGGATTGAGCAGATGATCGGGATCGAGCGCGGCCTTCAACGTCCGCATCAGGGCGATCTCGGCCTCGCTGCGGGCGTGTCCCAGCCACTTCTTCTTCAGCGTGCCGATGCCGTGCTCGGCCGAGACGCTGCCGCCCATGTCGTGGACGAGGCCATAAATGATGGTGTCCATCTCCTCCTTGGGCTGCCGTTCGACGGCAAGGCCCGTGACCCAGGAGACCAGATGCAGATTGCCGTCGCCGATATGGCCGTAATAGACGCTCTCGCAGCCCTTGATGCCGGAGGCCAGCGCGGCCTTGCAGCGCGTGACGAACTCGTCCATCCGCGCCACCGCAAGGCCGATGTCGTAAGAGATATGCGGACCCAGCACCTGGCCGAACTCGGCGCAGATGTCGCGCACGCGCCAGAAGGCCTGCGTCTGCGCCAGCGATTGTGCCACGGCGGCATCGACCAGCAGACCACGCTCCATCAGCTCTTCGAGCCAGGCCTGGAAGCGCGGTGCATCGAGATTCTCATCGGTGCCCTGCGCCTCCACCAGCACATAGAGGCTGTCACCCGCGGCGACCGGTGGCTTGACGCCAGCGCGCGTGGTGATGACGTCCCAATAATCCGGCCACATCACCTCGAACGCCGACAGCAGCGGGCCAAGCCCGCTGCGCGCCGCGTCGAGCAGCGCGATCACCGCGGAATAGTCCTTCAGCGCGCAGAGCGCGGCCATGGTCGAGCGCGGTTTCGGAAACAGCCGCAGCACCACGCGGGTGATGATGCCGAGCGTGCCTTCCGAGCCGATGAAGAGATGCTTCAGATCGTAGCCGGCATTGTTCTTCATCAGCTTGTTCAGGTTGGTGATGATGGTGCCATCAGGCAGCACTACCTCCAAGCCGAGCACCAGCTCGCGCGTCATGCCGTAGCGGATCACGCGGTTGCCGCCGGCATTGGTCGAGAGATTGCCGCCGATCGCGCAGGAGCCGCGCGAGCCGAGATCGAGCGGAAAGAAGAGGCCGGCTTCATCCGCTGCTTTCTGGATCGTCTCCAGAGGCGTGCCGGCTTTCACCGTCATCGTCATTGAGGCGCGATCGATCTCCTCGATGCCGGTCATCCGCTCCAGCGAAATTGCGACCCAGCCCGGTTCGGGTGCGGCGCCGCGGCAGAGCCCGGTCAATCCACCCTGCGGCACGAAAGGCAGGCGCGCCTGCCGACAGGTCAGAATCGCGTCCGCAACGCCTTGTGCGTCGAGCGGGCGGATCACCGCGCGCGGCGTCTGCGGCAGGCTCGCACTCCAGTCGTTGCAATTGCGTGCAGGCACATCGCTGCCGGTCAGCACGGCTGTGGCACCGAGCTTGTCACGTAGCGCCGCGAGCAACGGGTCGGGATGTCCGACGGGGGGCGCGATGTTCATGCGTTACCTCTTGCAGATTGGCCGGCCGCCTGTGGCGGGCCATCCGGCGGGGAATTGCATCCACCTTGTATGTAAGGTACAAGATAGAAAGTAAAGCAAAAACAAGGCTCCGATAAGCCCCGAAGATCGTTACGGATCAGGGGCTTATTCGGAGCGACAACAATGGGTGGTGCTATGACGGAGGCAATTCGCGGGTTCTGGGTGGCGTCGGCGACGCCGCTGGCGACGGACGGTAGCGTGGACTCCGCCAAGCTTGCCGCTCACGCCGAAAAGCTCTTCGGCAAGGGCGTCGACGGCGTCGTGCTGTTCGGCACCACCGGCGAGGGCACATCCTTCAATGTCGCCGAACGCGTCGCAACCATCGAAGCCGTGCTCAAGGCCGGTGTGCCAGGGGAGCGCATCGGCATCGGCGGCGGCTTTCCCGCGATCAGCGACGGCATCGCGCTGACGCGCACCGTGCTCGGCCTCGGCCTGCGCCACGTGTTGTATCTGCCGCCCTATTTCGATCGCAGCGTCACGCCTGAAGGCATCGAGAATGCGTTCGCCGCGATCATCGACGGTGTCGCCGACGATCGCCTGCGCGCCTACCTCTATCACATCCCGCAGATTTCGGGCGTTGCGATCCCAACCGCTGTTGCCGCGAACCTACGCAAGCGTTACGGCAAAGTGGTTGCTGGATTGAAAGACTCCAGCGGCGACTTCAAGCAGTTCCAGGCGTTCCGCGCCGCGGCGCCCGAGCTTGCGATTACCGTCGGCAATGAAACGGACATCGCCCGCGCGATCGCTGGCGGTGGCGCCGGCACCATTTGCGGCATGGCCAACATCGCGCCGGAGCTGGTCAAGGCGATGATCGATGGCAAGGACGTCGAAGCGCGCATGCAAGCCGCGGTCGATATCGTGGTGAAGTCACCCTCTTTCCTCACAACGCTCAAGGCCATCCTTGCGGCCCAGACTGGCGATGCAAGTTGGCTGCGCGTGCGTCCGCCGCTGCGCGCGTTGTCGGACGGTACCGCGCCCAAGGCGAAGCTGGACGAATTGACCAGCCCCGCCATCGCCTAAGCGCACATTTCATTCGCGGTGAACCTCCGCGGTGCGCGCCGACATGGCGCGGGCCGCGACCAGCGCGGCCGCAAAGCCGGCCGCTGCACCCACGCCGAGCGCCCAGCGCGGGCCCAGATTGTCTGCGACCCATCCGACGATCGGTGCGCCGATCGGCGTGCCGCCCAGCGCGACGCCGAGGCGCAGCGCCATCACGCGCCCCCTCATCCGCGGTTCGGTGGAGAGCTGCATCATGGCGTTCGACGTATTGGTGACCGTCAGGGCAGCGACCCCGATCAGGATAAGGCTGCCGGCGAACAGCCAGTAGCTGGGCGCAAGCGCGGCCAGCGTGCATCCTGCTCCGAAAGCCGCGGCCCCCAGCAGCAGCGAGCCAAACCGCGGCTGTGCGCGCCCGGCGGCCAGCAGTGCGCCCGAGATCGTGCCGACCGCCATCGTCGACGACAAGAGGCCAAAACCGCGCGCATCGGTGTGGAAGACGGTGACCGCCATCGTCGAGATGAAGACCGGAAAGTTCAGCCCAAACGTGCCGATCAGGAACAGCATGATCATGATCGCCCTGAGGTCGCGGCGCGACCACACGTAGCGAAAACCCTCGGTCATGCCGCCCTTGGCCCGGTGCGCCCGCGCGTTGGGGCGAAGCTCCGAGGTGCGCAGCAAGGCGAGTGAGCCGAGCACGGCCATAAAGGATGCGGCGTTGAGCAGGAACGCCCAGCCGGTGCCGATCGAGGCGATGACGATCCCCGCTATCGCAGGCCCGACCATCCGCGCAGCGTTGAAGGACGTCGAGTTCAGCGCGATCGCATTGGAGAGCTCGCCGTCGCCGACGAGCTCGGCCACAAAAGTCTGGCGCACCGGGGCATCGAAGGCCGCAGCGCAGCCGAACAGGAAGGCGAACACATAGACGTGCCAGAGCTGTACCAAGCCGGTGACCGTGAGAAGGCCGAGGACCAGCGCCAGTACGCCCATCGTCGCCTGCGTCGCGACCAGAAGCTGGCGTTGGTTGAAATGGTCGGCCGCATAGCCCGTCCACGGCATCAGCAGGAGCTGTGGCCCGAACTGGAGCGCCATCACCGCGCCCACGGCCGACGCATTGTGCCGTGTGAGCTCGGTGAGAACCAGCCAGTCCTGGGCAGCGCGCTGCATCCATGTCCCGGTGTTGGACACCAGCGCGCCTGCGGCCCAGACGCGGTAATTGTAGTTCCGCAGTGAGCGAAACGTGCCCGCCACCGGCGCGCTCACGAACCCGCCGGTGTGTTGCCGCCGTGGAACCGGCCGAAGTGCCGAGCGCAGAACAGTCTGAGGAGCAGGGCACCGAGCCCGAGCGCGGCGACATCGCGCATCTCCAGCAGGGCGAACTCTCCGACGCGACAGACGAGGAGATACCCGACGATCAAGTTGAAAAAGCCCCAGAGCACGTTGACCGTCGACGAGGACAGGCCTTCTCCTCGCGGCGTCGCGAACGGGCTCTGGAACGGCTCTCCGCGCAGGCCACTAACGAGATGTGGAACGGCGTTCGCCAGAAATGCGCCGCCGAAGAAATAGGAAACCAGGTGAAGCCAGTTCATGCCTGCGCACTCCGTGTTGCCAGTAGTTCGATGATCGCCTGCGCCGAACCGCTCTCGCCGAGCCGCGGAAACACGTTCGCGGTGCTGTAGTCGTGCGCCTCCGGACGCGGGTCGGTCATGGCGTCGGTGGCCAACGTGACATTGAAGCCCGCCTCATACGCCTGCCGCGCGGTGGCCTCGACGCCGGTCCCGGTGGCGATTCCGGCGATGACGACCTGCGTGACCTCGCGCGATCGCAGCTGGCTTTCGAGATCGGTGCTGGCGAACGCGCCCCATGTCCGCTTGGTCACGGTGATATCGCCGGGCTGTCGATCGAGCTCGGGAATGAGATCGGCCCATCCGTCGGGGAATGGACCGCCAGCGCGTGGCCGCTCCGTGCGGCCCGGCGCTCCGCCATCGACATTGACCAGCACGACCGGCAGGCGATGCCGCCGAAACGCGGCGGCAAGCGCGCTAGCGCGCGCCACGACGTCGCCCGCGGCGGGGATGGAAGGCGAGTCGAAGATGCCGCGCTGAAGGTCGACGACAATGAGGGCGGTGATCGGGTCGAGCGTTGTGAGGGCCATGATCGTGTCCTTCCGGCAGCCGCATGTTCCGCGCGACGGATGCGGCAGGGCAGCGTCAATCGTCGACGAGCCGTTTGAGCAAGGAGACGGCGGCGGCGAGCTCGTCCTGCTCTCGTAGTGAAAGCCGTGCCGAAACGGTGCGCGAGAGCCAATCCTGCCGGGCGGCGCGACCGACCCGGATACGCTCGCGGCACGCCTTGGTCAGCGACAGAATGGATTGACGGCCGTCCTCCGGATCGGGCGCGCCGCTGACGAGGCCCGCGTCCAGAAGAGCGGCGACCGCGGTGCTCATCGATTGCGGACGCATCTTTTCCGATCGCGCCAGGCTCGACACCGTAGCAGGGCCGTCCTTTTCCAGACGCAGCAAGACAGACACCTGGGACGGCGTCAGGTCCTCCGGGCCGGTCTGTTCGCGCAGCCGGCGCTTCAGCTTACCGACCAGCGAGCGGAGGTCTTCGGCGAGCGCGCCAGCGCGCGCGGACGGGCGTTGGTTCGACGAATTGATCATGCCGGATCGAATAAAGATATGAAGGTAATCTGTAAAGATTATCTGTGCAGGTAGCCTGAATAAAAATTGCGTGAGTGAGGAACCGCCGGTGAGACGCATGCGCTGGCCGCGCCCTTGCATGTCGTGCTGCGGGTCGCTGGTATGATCGAGAAGCAGGTGGCTGGTTGAGGCCGCCGTGCGACGGGGCGGCTAACCGAGAGTGACTAGCTAAGCCGGCCGCAATCGTTCAAAAGCCCATGGGCTGTCCCCGTCAAGGTCCGCGTCATGAAGCTTTCGACCGCCAATCCCGCCGATATCCGCCGCGCGCTGCTGTTGCGCGAGGAGATTGCGCTGCTCGATCTCAGGCACGAGGCGGCCTTTGCCACCGGCCATCCCCTCTTCGCCGCCAACATGGCGGTGGACCGGATCGCGATCGAGGCCGAGGTGAGGCTGCCGCGCAAGGACGTGCCGGTCGTGCTCTATGATGACGGCGAGGGGCTGGTCGCTGCTGGCGCCGAACGTCTTGTGGCGCTCGGCTACACGGGTGTCAGTACGCTCGACGGTGACCTGAAGGCCTGGCGCGCGGTAGGCTACGAGCTGTTCGAGGACGTCAATTCCTATTCCAAGGCCTTTGGCGAGCTGGTCGAGGCGCGCCGTCATACGCCGTCGTTTAGCGCTGACGAAGTGGCAAAACTGATCGCAGCTGAGGCGAACATCGTCATCCTCGATGTCCGTCGCTTCGATGAATATGCGACCATGAACATTCCGGGCTCGGTCAGCGTGCCCGGTGCCGAGCTGGTGCTGCGGGCAGGGCAGGCCGCGCCCGATCCCGACACCACCATCATCGTCAATTGCGCCGGCCGCACCCGCTCGATCATCGGAACCCAGTCACTGATCAATGCCGGCGCGCCGAACAAGGTGCGGGCGCTGCGCAACGGCACGATCGGCTGGACGCTGGCGCGGCACACGCTGGCTCATGGTGCCGACCGGCGCGGCACGATGGGGTCGTTCGAAGGCGGCCCGGCCAATGCCCGCGACGTCGCCTATCGCGCCGGTGTCCGCCACATCGGCGCGAACGAGATGCCGGCGCTGGTCGCCGAGACCAATCGCACGCTCTATCGCTTCGATGTGCGCGACGCTGAGGAATATACAGCCGGTCATCTCCCGGGCTTTCGCCACTATCCCGGCGGCCAGCTCGTCCAGGAGACCGACATGGCCGCGCCGGTGCGCGGTGCGCGCATCCTCCTGACCGACGACAAGGGCGTGCGCGCCGACATGACGGCGTCCTGGCTCGCGCAGATGGGCTGGGAGGCCTATGTGCTCCAAGGCGGCTATGACGGCACGCTCGAGGTCGGTCCGCCGCTCGTGCTCCCGAAGCCCGATCCAGCGCATCGCTACCGCCGTCCCTATGAGGGAACGGACGTCGCCGACCGCGCGATGCAGGCCTATCTCGACTGGGAATACGGCCTCGTCGACCAGCTCCGCCGCGACGGTACGCACGGGTTTTATGTGATTTGAGAGCGATCGCGTCGGTCCACCGGAGTTGTACGGGGCGGTCGGGCCAGGCCTTGCCACGCCGCGCGAATGATGGTCGATTTTAACCCGAATCAGTTTTGCGTTCTGCCCAGAATTCCTGGGTCCCCGGGATCCCGCCGCGACGGACGCAAATGGCTCAAGACGCCGATACGATCGAACGACCCGCCTCGGCACAGGCCGCCGCCGCAAGCGCCGCGTTCCTGCGCAGCCTGCCGCAGCCGGAACCGTCGATGGGGTCTGCTGCCTATGCCGCCCAGCGCGAACGCGCGCTCGCTTTCGATCCGCGCCGGCGCGTCAATTATGAAAAATATCTGCGCGCGCGGATCGACCGCAGCGTCGTCGACTATCTGCCGATCAAGCTCGACATCGAGAATGTCAGCCGCTGCAATTTCCGCTGCACCATGTGCCAGGTAAGTGACTGGCACAAAGGGCAGCGCGCCGGCGACATGTCGCTCGACAGTTTCAAGGCGCTGCTCGACCAGCAATACGGCCTGATCGAGATCAAGCTCCAGGGCATGGGCGAGCCGCTGATGCAGGGCGATGCCTATCTCGCCATGCTGCGCCATGCGCGCGAGCGCGAGATCTGGGTACGTACCACGACCAATGCTTCGCTGCTGCATCTGCGCGATAACTATCGCAGGCTGATCGATGCCGATCCGAACGAGGTGCAGATCTCGATCGACGGCGCCGACGAGGCGACGTTCGAGAGCATTCGTCGCGGCTCGGTGTTTTCGCGCGTCATCGCCAATTGCAAGCTGATCAACGCCTATTCCCGCGAGATCGGTGTCGACCGCACCAAGATGTGGGTCGTGGTGCAGCAGTCGAACCGGCATCAGCTGCCGGCTTTCGTCGAGCTTGCGGCGGAAGCCGGCTTCACCAGCCTCGCCTTCTCGCTCGATCTCACCAATTGGGGTCAGGACAAATGGGGCGCGGCGCTGCGCGACATCGTCGCGGAAGATGCTTTCACCGAAGAGCTCTGCGACCGGCTGATGACGCGCGGCCGCGAGCTCGGCGTGCGCGTGGCGTTCTGGAACGTTACCGACAAATATAGCTGGCGCAAGACCGACAAGCTCTGCCCC
Protein-coding sequences here:
- a CDS encoding GntR family transcriptional regulator; protein product: MRSLKLDTPKSLSQRVMLRLRQAIIDGEFALGAAISEEMVANSFGVSRTPVREAMSQLQAQGLVVIRPQVGSFVFTPSAEDITALCTFRIALEPKAAELAFHHDRDGALTTMSEAIAAMEPAVMAKDNIAYGRADAAFHEGLFAHCGNRYLAESYQLVSGRVAALRTNLTSPIDVRTRSSFDEHRKLLDLFARGEFPAFEALMTTHITNSGLVYAKALKVEALKLD
- a CDS encoding FAD-binding oxidoreductase; amino-acid sequence: MNIAPPVGHPDPLLAALRDKLGATAVLTGSDVPARNCNDWSASLPQTPRAVIRPLDAQGVADAILTCRQARLPFVPQGGLTGLCRGAAPEPGWVAISLERMTGIEEIDRASMTMTVKAGTPLETIQKAADEAGLFFPLDLGSRGSCAIGGNLSTNAGGNRVIRYGMTRELVLGLEVVLPDGTIITNLNKLMKNNAGYDLKHLFIGSEGTLGIITRVVLRLFPKPRSTMAALCALKDYSAVIALLDAARSGLGPLLSAFEVMWPDYWDVITTRAGVKPPVAAGDSLYVLVEAQGTDENLDAPRFQAWLEELMERGLLVDAAVAQSLAQTQAFWRVRDICAEFGQVLGPHISYDIGLAVARMDEFVTRCKAALASGIKGCESVYYGHIGDGNLHLVSWVTGLAVERQPKEEMDTIIYGLVHDMGGSVSAEHGIGTLKKKWLGHARSEAEIALMRTLKAALDPDHLLNPGKVI
- a CDS encoding dihydrodipicolinate synthase family protein; this translates as MTEAIRGFWVASATPLATDGSVDSAKLAAHAEKLFGKGVDGVVLFGTTGEGTSFNVAERVATIEAVLKAGVPGERIGIGGGFPAISDGIALTRTVLGLGLRHVLYLPPYFDRSVTPEGIENAFAAIIDGVADDRLRAYLYHIPQISGVAIPTAVAANLRKRYGKVVAGLKDSSGDFKQFQAFRAAAPELAITVGNETDIARAIAGGGAGTICGMANIAPELVKAMIDGKDVEARMQAAVDIVVKSPSFLTTLKAILAAQTGDASWLRVRPPLRALSDGTAPKAKLDELTSPAIA
- a CDS encoding MFS transporter; translation: MSAPVAGTFRSLRNYNYRVWAAGALVSNTGTWMQRAAQDWLVLTELTRHNASAVGAVMALQFGPQLLLMPWTGYAADHFNQRQLLVATQATMGVLALVLGLLTVTGLVQLWHVYVFAFLFGCAAAFDAPVRQTFVAELVGDGELSNAIALNSTSFNAARMVGPAIAGIVIASIGTGWAFLLNAASFMAVLGSLALLRTSELRPNARAHRAKGGMTEGFRYVWSRRDLRAIMIMLFLIGTFGLNFPVFISTMAVTVFHTDARGFGLLSSTMAVGTISGALLAAGRAQPRFGSLLLGAAAFGAGCTLAALAPSYWLFAGSLILIGVAALTVTNTSNAMMQLSTEPRMRGRVMALRLGVALGGTPIGAPIVGWVADNLGPRWALGVGAAAGFAAALVAARAMSARTAEVHRE
- a CDS encoding isochorismatase family protein, which gives rise to MALTTLDPITALIVVDLQRGIFDSPSIPAAGDVVARASALAAAFRRHRLPVVLVNVDGGAPGRTERPRAGGPFPDGWADLIPELDRQPGDITVTKRTWGAFASTDLESQLRSREVTQVVIAGIATGTGVEATARQAYEAGFNVTLATDAMTDPRPEAHDYSTANVFPRLGESGSAQAIIELLATRSAQA
- a CDS encoding MarR family winged helix-turn-helix transcriptional regulator, which codes for MINSSNQRPSARAGALAEDLRSLVGKLKRRLREQTGPEDLTPSQVSVLLRLEKDGPATVSSLARSEKMRPQSMSTAVAALLDAGLVSGAPDPEDGRQSILSLTKACRERIRVGRAARQDWLSRTVSARLSLREQDELAAAVSLLKRLVDD
- a CDS encoding rhodanese-like domain-containing protein produces the protein MKLSTANPADIRRALLLREEIALLDLRHEAAFATGHPLFAANMAVDRIAIEAEVRLPRKDVPVVLYDDGEGLVAAGAERLVALGYTGVSTLDGDLKAWRAVGYELFEDVNSYSKAFGELVEARRHTPSFSADEVAKLIAAEANIVILDVRRFDEYATMNIPGSVSVPGAELVLRAGQAAPDPDTTIIVNCAGRTRSIIGTQSLINAGAPNKVRALRNGTIGWTLARHTLAHGADRRGTMGSFEGGPANARDVAYRAGVRHIGANEMPALVAETNRTLYRFDVRDAEEYTAGHLPGFRHYPGGQLVQETDMAAPVRGARILLTDDKGVRADMTASWLAQMGWEAYVLQGGYDGTLEVGPPLVLPKPDPAHRYRRPYEGTDVADRAMQAYLDWEYGLVDQLRRDGTHGFYVI
- a CDS encoding radical SAM protein, whose product is MAQDADTIERPASAQAAAASAAFLRSLPQPEPSMGSAAYAAQRERALAFDPRRRVNYEKYLRARIDRSVVDYLPIKLDIENVSRCNFRCTMCQVSDWHKGQRAGDMSLDSFKALLDQQYGLIEIKLQGMGEPLMQGDAYLAMLRHAREREIWVRTTTNASLLHLRDNYRRLIDADPNEVQISIDGADEATFESIRRGSVFSRVIANCKLINAYSREIGVDRTKMWVVVQQSNRHQLPAFVELAAEAGFTSLAFSLDLTNWGQDKWGAALRDIVAEDAFTEELCDRLMTRGRELGVRVAFWNVTDKYSWRKTDKLCPWPFERLYVSSDMRAVPCCTIANPEVVDFGRAEDLVAIWHGEAYETFRRDHREGRIPEVCKGCYREDDRA